The DNA sequence CCAGTTCCTGCGTTCCAGGGTGGAGGAATTCGCGCACCAGTTCGTGGCCCTGCTGGGCGATGCCTGTACCGACCCCCAGTGCGCGATTGCCGCTCTCGGCGTCACGCAGAGGAGCAGACGGGTGCCGCCGGCCGTATTGCCGCCTGTTCGGGAGAGCGCCGCGGAACTCGTCCATGAGCTGTTTCTGCGCCAGGCTCGCCTGCACCCGCAGGCAACGGCGATCGAATGCGCGGAGCAACGCTGGTCCTATCGCGAACTGGAGCGCGCCAGTGACACGATCATGGCCGGTCTTCACGATCGCGGTATCGCCCCGGGCGCGACGCTGGCGGTGCTGGCGCGGCGAACACCCGGGCTGGTTGCCGCGCTGCTGGCGGTGCTGCGCATGGGTTGCGCATTCGCGATCCTGGATTCCGCCTACCCGCCGCGGCGCCTGCGCCAGTGCGTCGATATGCTGCGCCCCGGCGGGATCATCGTCTGCGAGGAGCAGGAGGTCCCGGACGAACTGGTCTGCGCTGCGCAAGAAAGCGAGTGCTTCCTGCTGCACCTGGACCAGGACGGATTGCGGGCCGCCAGCGCCGGCGTTCCGGCCGGCGCCGCCACCGCGGATGATGTTGCCTATCACCTGTTCACCTCGGGCACCACCGGTGTGCCCAAATGCGTGTCGGTAAGCCATCGGCCGCTGGTTCATTTCCTGCACTGGCAGGCCGAGCGCTTCGAGCTGGACCGCAACGACCGGGTCACGGTGCTGTCCGGTCTCGGTCACGACCCGGTGCTGCGGGATATTTTTCTCCCGCTCTCGATCGGGGCGACGTTGCTGTTGCCGGATCCCGCCGCCGATCGTGATGCCAAGGCCCTGTTTGACTGGATGGCGGCGTCGCGACCGACGCTCTGCCACCTGACTCCCCAGATCGGTCACCTGATTCTCGGTGGCATGCGCAAGCAGCAAACGCTGCCGACGTTGCGTTATCTGTTCTGGGGCGGTGACATCCTTACCGGGCATCACGTGGCCCAGTTTGCCGCAGCCGCGACCGCGGCGCGGTCGGTGAACTTCTTTGGCGCGACGGAAACGCCGCAGGCCTTTGCGTACTTTGCCATCGAACAGGATCTGCCGTGGCGCCTGGTACCCATCGGGCAGGCAATACCGGGCGTAGAGCTGTATATCGAGAACGGTTTCGGGGAGCGAGCGGCGTACGGAGAGTATGGCCAGATCGTGGCGCGATCGCCGTATCTTTCAAAGGGTTATCTCGATACCGGTGAAATGATTCAGACTCGCGAGCGCAAGGCGAGCGGATTTTCCGGTGACGCCTACTATTTCGGGGACTATGGCTACACGCTGCCCGACGGCAACATCGTTTGTCTGGGCCGCCGTGACGACCAGCTCAAGGTGCGCGGCTTCCGGGTCGAGCTCGCGGAGATATCGCGGGCGCTCGAGGATCTGGAGCCGGTGGCGCGCGCGGTCGCGCTCGGCGTTGGAGAAGCGCACGAGGAAGCCCGGCTGGTCGCCTACATCGAGCGCGCGCCGGGTCATATGCCCGAGCGTGCCGAACTGGTGAGGCATCTGCGCGCGACGCTGCCGCGCTACATGGTCCCCGATTATTACGTGGTGCTGGATGAGCTGCCGATGCTGCCGAATGGCAAGGTTGATCGCAAGCAGCTGCGGGCCCCGCAGAAAAGCGACCTGGTGGCCGAGCGGCGCTATATTGCGCCGAAGACCCAACTCGAACGCGAGCTGATCGCGGACCTCGAAGAGGTGCTGCAACTGAACGGCATCGGAGCGGAGGACAGTTTTGTCGCGCTCGGTGGCGACTCGCTTTCCTACGTCAGCATGCAGATGTCACTCGAGCGCCGTCTCGGGGCGCTGCCGCAGGATTGGGGTGAACTGAGCGTCCGCGAACTCGCCGGCCGCGGTGTCAGCACGAGCAAGGTGCGCATGCTCGACACCTGCATCGCGATCCGGGCGGCTGCCATCCTGATCATCGTTGCCGGGCACGCCGACTTCTTCAGCGTTGCCCGGGGATCGACCGGCGCACTGTTCCTGGTGACCGGCTTCCTGCTGGCAAAACTGCAGTTGCCGCAGGTCCTGCAGCGTGACAGCGCCAGGCCGCTGCTGTCCCTGGTGGGCAAAATCGTGCTGCCGGTAATGGCCTACACCGCGGCGACAAGCTGCGTCGGCGCACTGCCGCATTATTCCAATTTCCTGATGGTGGCGAACCTGTTTGCGATGCCCGCGCGGGGTATCGAGCCGCATATCTGGTTCGTGCACGCGCTGCTGCAGATGCTGCTGATATATGCACTGCTGTTTTCATTTGCAGCGGTGCGAAGTTGGCTCGAAAAGGATGCTTTCCGCTTCTGCGTGCTGGTCTTTGTGGTCGCGACGGCGGTCCGTCTCGGTTCACCGCTCTTTTTTGCGTGGCTGCAGGATCCCGCGTCGATAACGCAGGGGCATCCCGTGCACCGCCTGCCGACAACCCATTTCGCCACGCTGGCGCTCGGCATGTGCATGTATTTCAGCAATACCACTCCCCGCAAAGTCCTGACCCTCGGATTGCTGCTCGGCTACTGGCTGCTGTCGGAACATTTCCTCGGCGCGCCGGTGACCATCATGCTGCTGTTTGGCGGCATCCTGGTTTTCTTCAGGGAGATCCCCACGGTCGACTGGATAAAGCGCGTGGCCTACATGCTGGCGGCCGCTTCCCTGTTCATCTACCTGACGCAGTTCATCTGGGTCAAGGCACTGCATATGGTCGGGATCGACCTCGGTAGCCACGGCCTGGAGACGCTGCTCAGCGTGGCCGGTGGTGTTGCTGCCTGGTTTGGCTGGAATCAGCTGCGCCGCCTGGGGAACATCTGGCGCAAGCAGCGTGACGAGCCGTTAGGGATCGAAGCCGTGTAGGCGATGGCCGTTCAGGTTCGCTCCGCAGCCCTGAAATACGGCCGCTTGCGGCTGCTTGCCAGCCATCAAGTCCTATTCGCGCAGGAACTGGCCGGCTCGGGGACACAGGAATCGCGCCCGGCTCCATCGACGTCGGTGCGCGATGAATCGAACGCATGCGCGTCACGCGTCACGCGTCGCGCCAGCGCAGCCGCCACCATGGATTACGCGAACTTGGTGCCGCATCCTGGTGCGTGGCCGCGGGCGCCTCGTCAGACGCTGCGGTGGCTATCGCCGGAGGTGGCAGCTGTGCGGCAAACTCGGCGAGTGTCGGGTCATCGAAAATGCAGTCGAGCGATACCGGTACGCCAAAAACCTGCTCGACCTGCGACTGCATCTCCATCGCATCCAGGGAACTACCGCCAACCTGGAAGAAACGGCTGTCGGGGTCGAGTGACGCCTCCTTGAGGATTCGCGTCCAGATATCGGCCAGTGCCTGTTCCCGTCTGTCCATTCCCGTGAACTGCACAGTGCCGATGTCGCCGGCTGATCGGAGGGACCCGGCCTCCTCCAGGCGCAGATCGTGCAGCACCGCGGATTGCAGAAAATCGCGGTCGCTCAGCAATGCCGTGTTCACTTTGCCGCTGTCGGTAAGCGGCAAACCGCGAAGTGCCACGATACGTGAGGGCACCATATGGTCGGGCAGCGAGGCGCCGAGCAGCGTGCGCAGGTTCGGTATGGGCTGCTTGTTTGCCGGTACGTAGAATGCCAGAAGCTCCTTTTCGTTCATTGCGTTGTCGATTCCGACCACGCTCGCTTCCTCTATACCCTCGATCCGGCTCAGCGCCAACTCCACGGCCGGAAGTTCGACCCGAAATCCACGGATCTTCACCTGAAAGTCGCGGCGGCCCTGGTGAATCAGCGATCCATCGGGCAGCAGGCAACCGAGGTCGCCGGTCATGAAGCTGCGATTGCCGCTATCGTCCGAACCGCCGACAAATATGCCTTGGGACAGATCCTCGCGCTTCCAGTAACCGAGCGACAGGAACGGGCTGGAAACCACGATCTCACCCGATTCGCCCGGTGCGCAGGCTTTGCCTTGTTCATCGAGAATCGCCAACTCGACATCAGGCAGCGGTCGCCCGGGCGACAGGCTGCCGTCTTCGATCTGCGTGTCCCGATCATAGAATCGCGCACAGACGCTCATCGCTTCCGATGAGCCGTAACTGATCAGCAGGCGGCGGGCGGACGGGAAACGTGTGCGAAAGTGCTGGAAGTCGAGACTGGTCGTGGCCTCTCCGACCAGCCGGATCAAACGTAGCGCGGCGAAGTTCTCCTTTCCGGACAGGGTTCCGGCAAAACGGCGGAACAAGGTCACGTACAGGGTGAATACGGTGACGTGTCCCTGTTCGAGGCTATCCCGAAGTCCGGGAAAACCGCGCTTCGTGACATCGATGGTAAACACCGCGGCGCCGGCCAGGAGTGGGACGAAGATACTGGTGACCGTGCCGAAAACCGGGGGTGCAGAACAGCAGCTGATACAGTCCGTTGCGCTGATCTGCATCAGTTCGGCTTGTGAGCGGCAATAGCGCAACAGGTTGCGCTGGTTCTGGTACACGCCCTTGGGCACGCCGGTGGAGCCGCTGGTAAACACCAGGTAGGCAAACGAATCGGGCGTGACTCCCGGTCCTGGATTGGTGTCCGCGAGCGAATCGTCGAGCTCGTCGATATTGAGGATCGTGCAACTACCGCCGCTCAACTCCTCCGCCAGATGCAGATTTTCCGTGTCCGTTAGCAGTACATCGGGCTCGGCCACCGTGAGTACCTTGCGGTTCGACTCGAGCGGAAAATCCGGCGCGAGCGACGCATAGAGTCGTCCCGCCTTGAGTGCGCCGACAAGCGCGGA is a window from the Gammaproteobacteria bacterium genome containing:
- a CDS encoding non-ribosomal peptide synthetase, whose protein sequence is MSQQLKIADSLREELLPGLASEALQLLPETTPGEQSVAQCFEAIAEAFPDRPAIRTLDDCISYRVLNRRANRIAHALARASANAHRPVATLISVSPAYISALVGALKAGRLYASLAPDFPLESNRKVLTVAEPDVLLTDTENLHLAEELSGGSCTILNIDELDDSLADTNPGPGVTPDSFAYLVFTSGSTGVPKGVYQNQRNLLRYCRSQAELMQISATDCISCCSAPPVFGTVTSIFVPLLAGAAVFTIDVTKRGFPGLRDSLEQGHVTVFTLYVTLFRRFAGTLSGKENFAALRLIRLVGEATTSLDFQHFRTRFPSARRLLISYGSSEAMSVCARFYDRDTQIEDGSLSPGRPLPDVELAILDEQGKACAPGESGEIVVSSPFLSLGYWKREDLSQGIFVGGSDDSGNRSFMTGDLGCLLPDGSLIHQGRRDFQVKIRGFRVELPAVELALSRIEGIEEASVVGIDNAMNEKELLAFYVPANKQPIPNLRTLLGASLPDHMVPSRIVALRGLPLTDSGKVNTALLSDRDFLQSAVLHDLRLEEAGSLRSAGDIGTVQFTGMDRREQALADIWTRILKEASLDPDSRFFQVGGSSLDAMEMQSQVEQVFGVPVSLDCIFDDPTLAEFAAQLPPPAIATAASDEAPAATHQDAAPSSRNPWWRLRWRDA
- a CDS encoding AMP-binding protein yields the protein MRLMRQPETSASEFPVTPDQLRYILAETLTQANYMQPASWVIDGPLDVARFEAAIGKVVARHEMLRVSLVRKRGQGYLNRVHESPRIEIEQLALPEWDPVAVRKAIEACAYRPHNFLESELARFQLIRIGTQRHVFTTLFHHALTDALSGGIFRRELSMFYEGREPDTTPVAYRDFFAGNREPPADRRQAEAFWQDYLADFDGEGSLPADFRPEQPSSEMDFLEFRLDASLSARAREAARQLGVSPFALYSTVYSVLLGRHTGASSVISLIQSAGRRGYAGSEQTCGLFSKALVLITRWSEEMPFAELARATRKNIGLCLQNEAVPYQEVVSDSGIKARFGINWLPGRQDFDLQGCQVTRQYFVFAQSDHDLNFRIVDDAQGVLLYLAFNRSQFLRSRVEEFAHQFVALLGDACTDPQCAIAALGVTQRSRRVPPAVLPPVRESAAELVHELFLRQARLHPQATAIECAEQRWSYRELERASDTIMAGLHDRGIAPGATLAVLARRTPGLVAALLAVLRMGCAFAILDSAYPPRRLRQCVDMLRPGGIIVCEEQEVPDELVCAAQESECFLLHLDQDGLRAASAGVPAGAATADDVAYHLFTSGTTGVPKCVSVSHRPLVHFLHWQAERFELDRNDRVTVLSGLGHDPVLRDIFLPLSIGATLLLPDPAADRDAKALFDWMAASRPTLCHLTPQIGHLILGGMRKQQTLPTLRYLFWGGDILTGHHVAQFAAAATAARSVNFFGATETPQAFAYFAIEQDLPWRLVPIGQAIPGVELYIENGFGERAAYGEYGQIVARSPYLSKGYLDTGEMIQTRERKASGFSGDAYYFGDYGYTLPDGNIVCLGRRDDQLKVRGFRVELAEISRALEDLEPVARAVALGVGEAHEEARLVAYIERAPGHMPERAELVRHLRATLPRYMVPDYYVVLDELPMLPNGKVDRKQLRAPQKSDLVAERRYIAPKTQLERELIADLEEVLQLNGIGAEDSFVALGGDSLSYVSMQMSLERRLGALPQDWGELSVRELAGRGVSTSKVRMLDTCIAIRAAAILIIVAGHADFFSVARGSTGALFLVTGFLLAKLQLPQVLQRDSARPLLSLVGKIVLPVMAYTAATSCVGALPHYSNFLMVANLFAMPARGIEPHIWFVHALLQMLLIYALLFSFAAVRSWLEKDAFRFCVLVFVVATAVRLGSPLFFAWLQDPASITQGHPVHRLPTTHFATLALGMCMYFSNTTPRKVLTLGLLLGYWLLSEHFLGAPVTIMLLFGGILVFFREIPTVDWIKRVAYMLAAASLFIYLTQFIWVKALHMVGIDLGSHGLETLLSVAGGVAAWFGWNQLRRLGNIWRKQRDEPLGIEAV